A region from the Falco rusticolus isolate bFalRus1 chromosome 4, bFalRus1.pri, whole genome shotgun sequence genome encodes:
- the MRPL32 gene encoding LOW QUALITY PROTEIN: 39S ribosomal protein L32, mitochondrial (The sequence of the model RefSeq protein was modified relative to this genomic sequence to represent the inferred CDS: deleted 2 bases in 1 codon; substituted 2 bases at 2 genomic stop codons), translating to MVVQVMFFSPLPRLRGLLQRCWGQLEHGLLPSFCRSQSPPWGPALALQAPAFLPQPVNDTSESNEAPSLLDSILWMAAPKSRHTIEVNRCRXRNTPKLIKVKRNIDVCPECGNLKQKHVLCGYCYAKVKEETQQIRLEMCKKEXGPFSAPTVETTVLYDGEKPTEKDEGKRIVERARKHLSWFVQN from the exons ATGGTGGTTCAggtgatgtttttttctcccctgccgCGGCTTCGTGGTCTCCTTCAGcgctgctggggacagctggaACATGGCCTCTTGCCGAGTTTCTGCAGGAGCCAGAGCCCGCCCTGGG gacCAGCACTAGCTCTCCAAGCTCCAGCTTTTCTTCCACAACCGGTAAATGACACCAGTGAAAGTAATGAGGCGCCAAGCCTGTTGGATAGCATCTTGTGGATGGCGGCGCCAAAGTCGCGGCACACCATTGAAGTGAATCGCTGCAGGTGAAGAAACACCCCTAAGCTTATAAAAGTAAAG AGGAACATAGATGTTTGTCCTGAGTGTGGAAACTTGAAACAGAAACATGTCCTGTGTGGCTACTGTTATGCAAAGGTCAAAGAAGAAACTCAACAGATACGGCTGGAAATGTGTAAAAAGGAATGAGGACCATTTAGTGCTCCAACTGTAGAGACAACA GTCCTTTATGATGGAGAAAAGCccacagaaaaagatgaaggCAAGCGGATCGTTGAAAGAGCCAGGAAGCATCTGTCTTGGTTTGTTCAAAATTAA
- the PSMA2 gene encoding proteasome subunit alpha type-2, with protein MAERGYSFSLTTFSPSGKLVQIEYALAAVAAGAPSVGIKAANGVVLATEKKQKSILYDERSVHKVEPITKHIGLVYSGMGPDYRVLVHRARKLAQQYYLVYHEPIPTAQLVQRIASVMQEYTQSGGVRPFGVSLLICGWNEGRPYLFQSDPSGAYFAWKATAMGKNYVNGKTFLEKRYNEDLELEDAIHTAILTLKESFEGQMTEDNIEVGICNEAGFRRLTPTEVKDYLAAIA; from the exons ATGGCGGAGCGCGGCTACAGCTTCTCCCTCACTACGTTCAG tCCCTCTGGAAAGCTTGTTCAGATTGAATATGCTTtagctgcagtggctgcaggagCTCCATCGGTTGGGATTAAAG CTGCAAATGGAGTGGTATTGGCAACTGAGAAGAAGCAGAAGTCTATCCTTTATGATGAAAGGAGTGTCCACAAAGTAGAACCAATTACCAAACATATAGGTTTAGTGTACAGCGGTATGGGTCCAGATTATAG aGTACTTGTGCACAGAGCTCGGAAGCTGGCCCAGCAATATTATTTGGTTTATCATGAGCCCATTCCAACAGCTCAGCTAGTACAGAGAATTGCTTCTGTGATGCAGGAGTACACACAATCTGG tGGTGTTCGTCCGTTTGGTGTATCACTGCTAATATGTGGCTGGAATGAAGGGCGGCCCTATTTATTTCAGTCAGATCCATCC GGAGCTTACTTTGCGTGGAAAGCAACAGCGATGGGCAAAAACTACGTCAATGGGAAAACATTCCTTGAGAAAAG ATACAATGAAGATCTGGAGCTTGAAGATGCCATTCATACAGCTATCTTAACACTAAAG gaGAGCTTTGAAGGGCAAATGACAGAAGACAACATTGAAGTCGGCATCTGTAATGAAGCTGGTTTTAGGAGGCTAACTCCAACTGAGGTTAAGGACTACTTGGCTGCAATAGCCTAG
- the C4H7orf25 gene encoding UPF0415 protein C7orf25 homolog isoform X1, translating into MRFILSVGSNTTEGRSAGLYLIWLLSLRRWCAVIGTSRESSWRNNVSNMSVQSLLCERIAVAKELIKRAEALSKSQKRKVEGGAKLCGKLKAELNFLHKVEAGKVAIKESHLQSTNLTHLQAIIQSAENLEDVVSVLHVFTYEDRFGDKQTLVVDVVANGGHTWVKAIGRKAEALHNIWLGRGQYGDKSIIEQAEDFLQASHQQPVEYSNPHIIFAFYNSVSSPMAERLKEMGISVRGDVVAVNSLAEPSTENKHLSASESDEEGPELLQVTRVDRENLVASIAFPTQIKVNTCSRVNLDITTLITYVSALSYGGCYFIFKEKVLTEQAAQERKERVLPQLEEFMEGKELFACESAVRDFQSILETLGGPGEKERAALLIKRINVVPDQPSDRALGLVASSKINSRSLTIFGTGDTLKAITMTANSGFVRAAANQGVRFSVFVHQPRALTESKESVATPLPKSCPPDNGL; encoded by the exons ATGCGGTTCATTCTTTCAGTAGGTTCCAATACGACAGAAGGAAGAAGTGCAGGTTTGTACTTGATTTGGCTACTGTCGCTTCGCAGGTGGTGTGCAGTCATCGGGACAAGCAGAGAGAGTTCCTGGCG GAATAATGTTTCCAACATGTCTGTGCAGTCGCTGCTTTGTGAAAGAATTGCTGTTGCCAAAGAATTGATCAAGAGAGCAGAAGCCCTTTCCAAGTCCCAGAAAAGGAAAGTGGAAGGTGGGGCAAAACTATGTGGCAAACTGAAGGCCGAATTAAACTTCTTACACAAGGTGGAGGCAGGGAAGGTGGCCATTAAAGAATCCCATCTGCAGAGTACAAACCTTACCCATCTCCAAGCCATTATTCAGTCAGCAGAGAACCTGGAGGACGTTGTCAGTGTCCTGCATGTCTTTACTTATGAGGACAGGTTTGGAGACAAACAGACACTGGTGGTAGATGTTGTTGCAAATGGAGGTCACACGTGGGTGAAGGCCATTGGTCGGAAGGCTGAGGCTCTGCATAACATCTGGTTGGGGAGAGGCCAGTATGGTGACAAAAGCATCATTGAGCAGGCAGAGGACTTCCTGCAGGCAAGCCATCAGCAGCCAGTGGAGTACAGCAATCCCCACATAATCTTTGCATTCTACAACAGCGTGTCCAGTCCTATGGCAGAGAGACTCAAGGAGATGGGAATATCTGTGCGAGGAGACGTTGTTGCTGTGAATTCACTGGCAGAGCCATCTACAGAAAACAAGCACCTTAGTGCCAGTGAATCAGATGAAGAAGGCCCTGAACTCCTGCAGGTGACCAGAGTAGACCGGGAGAATCTAGTGGCTAGCATTGCTTTTCCAACCCAGATCAAAGTAAACACGTGCAGTAGAGTTAACTTGGACATCACTACCTTAATAACCTATGTCTCTGCTCTGAGCTATGGTGGCTGCTACttcatcttcaaagaaaaagtgTTAACGGAGCAAGCAGcccaggagaggaaggagagagtCCTGCCTCAGCTGGAGGAGTTCATGGAGGGGAAAGAGCTCTTCGCCTGTGAATCTGCTGTCAGAGATTTTCAGTCCATCTTAGAAACACTGGGAGGACCTGGGGAGAAAGAGCGAGCTGCATTGCttattaaaagaattaatgtGGTGCCAGATCAGCCGTCTGACCGTGCCTTAGGACTAGTGGCTAGTTCAAAAATCAACAGCCGTTCTCTAACCATTTTTGGGACAGGAGACACTTTAAAAGCCATCACCATGACTGCAAACAGTGGTTTTGTGAGGGCAGCGGCTAACCAAGGTGTCAGGTTCAGTGTTTTTGTCCATCAGCCACGAGCAttgacagaaagcaaagaatctGTTGCCACACCTTTACCAAAGAGCTGCCCACCTGATAATGGACTGTAA
- the C4H7orf25 gene encoding UPF0415 protein C7orf25 homolog isoform X2, which yields MSVQSLLCERIAVAKELIKRAEALSKSQKRKVEGGAKLCGKLKAELNFLHKVEAGKVAIKESHLQSTNLTHLQAIIQSAENLEDVVSVLHVFTYEDRFGDKQTLVVDVVANGGHTWVKAIGRKAEALHNIWLGRGQYGDKSIIEQAEDFLQASHQQPVEYSNPHIIFAFYNSVSSPMAERLKEMGISVRGDVVAVNSLAEPSTENKHLSASESDEEGPELLQVTRVDRENLVASIAFPTQIKVNTCSRVNLDITTLITYVSALSYGGCYFIFKEKVLTEQAAQERKERVLPQLEEFMEGKELFACESAVRDFQSILETLGGPGEKERAALLIKRINVVPDQPSDRALGLVASSKINSRSLTIFGTGDTLKAITMTANSGFVRAAANQGVRFSVFVHQPRALTESKESVATPLPKSCPPDNGL from the coding sequence ATGTCTGTGCAGTCGCTGCTTTGTGAAAGAATTGCTGTTGCCAAAGAATTGATCAAGAGAGCAGAAGCCCTTTCCAAGTCCCAGAAAAGGAAAGTGGAAGGTGGGGCAAAACTATGTGGCAAACTGAAGGCCGAATTAAACTTCTTACACAAGGTGGAGGCAGGGAAGGTGGCCATTAAAGAATCCCATCTGCAGAGTACAAACCTTACCCATCTCCAAGCCATTATTCAGTCAGCAGAGAACCTGGAGGACGTTGTCAGTGTCCTGCATGTCTTTACTTATGAGGACAGGTTTGGAGACAAACAGACACTGGTGGTAGATGTTGTTGCAAATGGAGGTCACACGTGGGTGAAGGCCATTGGTCGGAAGGCTGAGGCTCTGCATAACATCTGGTTGGGGAGAGGCCAGTATGGTGACAAAAGCATCATTGAGCAGGCAGAGGACTTCCTGCAGGCAAGCCATCAGCAGCCAGTGGAGTACAGCAATCCCCACATAATCTTTGCATTCTACAACAGCGTGTCCAGTCCTATGGCAGAGAGACTCAAGGAGATGGGAATATCTGTGCGAGGAGACGTTGTTGCTGTGAATTCACTGGCAGAGCCATCTACAGAAAACAAGCACCTTAGTGCCAGTGAATCAGATGAAGAAGGCCCTGAACTCCTGCAGGTGACCAGAGTAGACCGGGAGAATCTAGTGGCTAGCATTGCTTTTCCAACCCAGATCAAAGTAAACACGTGCAGTAGAGTTAACTTGGACATCACTACCTTAATAACCTATGTCTCTGCTCTGAGCTATGGTGGCTGCTACttcatcttcaaagaaaaagtgTTAACGGAGCAAGCAGcccaggagaggaaggagagagtCCTGCCTCAGCTGGAGGAGTTCATGGAGGGGAAAGAGCTCTTCGCCTGTGAATCTGCTGTCAGAGATTTTCAGTCCATCTTAGAAACACTGGGAGGACCTGGGGAGAAAGAGCGAGCTGCATTGCttattaaaagaattaatgtGGTGCCAGATCAGCCGTCTGACCGTGCCTTAGGACTAGTGGCTAGTTCAAAAATCAACAGCCGTTCTCTAACCATTTTTGGGACAGGAGACACTTTAAAAGCCATCACCATGACTGCAAACAGTGGTTTTGTGAGGGCAGCGGCTAACCAAGGTGTCAGGTTCAGTGTTTTTGTCCATCAGCCACGAGCAttgacagaaagcaaagaatctGTTGCCACACCTTTACCAAAGAGCTGCCCACCTGATAATGGACTGTAA